A DNA window from Stenotrophomonas sp. 57 contains the following coding sequences:
- a CDS encoding discoidin domain-containing protein, whose translation MTLRAVRPKVSRSAIPWRSAANLLLAALASSAQAQTLPARSQWQASSSSQQVPAMAISHLIDGDPKTVTGGAFSPGHWFQIDLGAPAMMAGVRLTWDVSNPEGYSLQTSLDGQQWQTAYTMADSLGDVETLYFAPREARYLRLASPQRTSDWGVSIFEMEPLDSTLSARVAGIDATQAAALWQGGRAVALPTGKGGSHMLEVTLPRALSTAGLLVEWADGARGAARLQAQDAQGRWQELAHDAQAADHRQSWLAANTAQSVRAFRLSVDGSAPTVARLRLLGPKAVMTPMKQYQIAASGAQRALFPASLQMQQTYWTAVGVHGGRQKSIFDEYGNLEAFKGAPLVQPIWRSANGSTAGAAGQNVQHALRDGWKPMPSATWSPQPGLELRSEVFAIERDGQPVTFLRHRLHNTGGTRIEGTLSLVVRPMQMNPPWQNGGLSPIRDVAVDRQAVRINGRTLLYSLTPVAASGAAPFGKDGATEITAALAVGKLPSTQQARDEQGLAAAALDYRVSLDPGASDAVVVAFPLGTAAADANGALPEARALDLATLPRDASTAFDALATQASADWQARLGQVGLRLPDPSLVDMLRAQAAYMLINQTGPAMQPGPRNYNRSFIRDGMATSAVLLRMGEAKVARDYLAWYSEHGVHANGLVSPILNDDGSVNTGFGSDIEYDSQGQYVALVADVARLDGGPESVRAYLPKVKAALRFLQELRERTLVPGYKADQPAPERFAGILAPSISHEGYPSPTHSYWDDYWGLKGWHDGAWLAESLGDHETAVWAREQYTLLYDALHASIRATMAWKGIDFIPSSADLGDGDPTGVSIALDPTGTQSALPAEALRTTFARYLDDVRKRSQPGALYAYTPYEIRNVLSYVHLGQPQVADELLQGLLHDRRPLEWQVLAEVVHSRLRFPRYLGDMPHTWIGAEYGRTLFGMLMREDDDALSLLPGTPPSWVAGDGLAVERLPTAYGALQMQARQRDGVLTVALGEGLRSGTVVKVWWPQRTAPKSVRVDGRAVTAFDAESVRLAKPFKTLEARW comes from the coding sequence ATGACGTTGCGCGCCGTACGCCCCAAGGTCTCCCGTTCAGCCATTCCGTGGCGATCTGCCGCCAACCTCCTGCTCGCCGCTCTGGCGTCCTCGGCACAGGCACAGACGCTTCCCGCGCGCAGCCAATGGCAGGCCAGCAGTTCCTCTCAGCAGGTGCCGGCGATGGCGATCAGCCACCTGATCGACGGCGACCCGAAGACCGTCACCGGTGGTGCCTTCAGCCCTGGCCACTGGTTCCAGATCGATCTGGGGGCCCCCGCGATGATGGCCGGCGTCCGCCTCACCTGGGATGTCTCCAACCCGGAAGGCTATTCGCTGCAGACCTCGCTCGACGGCCAGCAGTGGCAGACCGCGTACACCATGGCCGATTCGCTGGGCGACGTGGAAACGCTGTATTTCGCGCCGCGCGAGGCGCGCTACCTGCGGCTGGCCAGCCCGCAGCGCACCTCCGACTGGGGCGTGTCGATCTTCGAGATGGAGCCGCTGGACAGCACACTCAGCGCACGCGTCGCCGGTATTGATGCAACGCAGGCAGCCGCACTCTGGCAAGGCGGCCGTGCGGTCGCCCTGCCGACCGGGAAAGGCGGCAGCCACATGCTCGAAGTCACCCTGCCACGTGCGCTGTCCACCGCCGGCCTGTTGGTGGAATGGGCCGATGGCGCACGCGGTGCGGCCCGCCTGCAGGCGCAGGACGCCCAAGGCCGCTGGCAGGAACTGGCCCACGATGCGCAGGCGGCCGATCACAGGCAGAGCTGGCTCGCGGCCAATACCGCACAGTCCGTGCGTGCATTCCGCCTGAGCGTGGATGGTTCTGCACCCACGGTGGCACGCCTGCGCCTGCTTGGCCCGAAAGCCGTGATGACACCGATGAAGCAGTACCAGATTGCCGCCAGCGGTGCGCAGCGCGCGTTGTTCCCGGCCTCGCTGCAGATGCAGCAGACCTACTGGACTGCGGTCGGCGTGCATGGCGGACGACAGAAATCAATCTTCGACGAGTACGGCAACCTGGAAGCCTTCAAGGGCGCGCCGCTGGTGCAGCCGATCTGGCGCAGCGCCAATGGAAGCACTGCAGGTGCCGCCGGGCAGAACGTGCAGCATGCATTGCGCGATGGCTGGAAGCCGATGCCGTCCGCTACGTGGTCGCCACAGCCCGGGCTGGAACTGCGCAGCGAAGTGTTCGCCATCGAACGTGATGGCCAGCCGGTGACGTTCCTGCGCCATCGCCTGCACAACACCGGGGGCACCCGGATCGAGGGCACCCTCAGCCTCGTAGTGCGCCCGATGCAGATGAATCCGCCATGGCAGAACGGTGGCCTGTCGCCGATCCGCGACGTTGCTGTAGACCGTCAGGCCGTGCGCATCAATGGCCGCACATTGTTGTATTCGCTCACGCCAGTAGCAGCGTCTGGTGCGGCGCCCTTCGGCAAGGACGGAGCCACGGAAATCACCGCGGCCCTCGCCGTTGGGAAGCTGCCTTCCACCCAGCAGGCACGCGATGAGCAGGGCCTTGCAGCCGCCGCTCTCGACTACCGCGTGTCGCTGGATCCGGGTGCCAGTGATGCCGTCGTGGTTGCCTTCCCGCTGGGTACTGCCGCCGCAGATGCCAACGGCGCGCTGCCCGAAGCACGCGCGCTTGATCTGGCCACGCTTCCCCGCGATGCCAGCACCGCGTTCGATGCGTTGGCCACACAGGCCTCTGCGGACTGGCAGGCACGACTGGGCCAGGTTGGCCTGCGCCTGCCCGATCCCTCACTGGTGGACATGTTGCGCGCGCAGGCCGCCTACATGCTGATCAACCAGACCGGCCCAGCCATGCAGCCCGGCCCGCGCAACTACAACCGTTCCTTCATCCGTGACGGTATGGCCACCTCGGCAGTGCTGCTGCGCATGGGCGAAGCCAAGGTCGCGCGCGACTACCTCGCCTGGTACAGCGAACACGGCGTGCATGCCAACGGCCTGGTCTCACCGATCCTCAACGACGATGGCAGTGTCAACACTGGCTTCGGCTCAGACATCGAGTACGACAGCCAGGGCCAGTACGTCGCGCTGGTGGCCGATGTCGCGCGCCTCGATGGTGGACCGGAATCGGTGCGTGCCTATCTGCCGAAAGTGAAGGCAGCGCTGCGCTTCCTGCAGGAACTGCGCGAGCGCACGCTGGTGCCTGGCTACAAGGCCGACCAGCCGGCGCCGGAGCGCTTCGCGGGCATTCTTGCGCCGTCGATCAGCCACGAGGGCTACCCCTCGCCCACCCACAGCTACTGGGATGACTACTGGGGCTTGAAGGGCTGGCACGACGGCGCGTGGCTGGCTGAATCGCTGGGCGACCACGAGACCGCCGTGTGGGCACGCGAACAGTACACGCTGCTCTACGATGCGCTGCACGCCTCGATCCGGGCGACGATGGCGTGGAAGGGCATCGACTTCATTCCGTCCTCGGCCGATCTTGGCGATGGTGATCCTACCGGGGTATCGATCGCGCTGGACCCCACCGGGACGCAGAGCGCACTGCCCGCAGAAGCCTTGCGTACCACCTTCGCCCGCTATCTCGATGACGTGCGCAAGCGCAGCCAGCCCGGCGCGCTGTACGCCTACACGCCGTACGAGATCCGCAACGTACTGAGCTATGTGCACCTCGGCCAGCCACAGGTGGCCGATGAGCTGCTGCAGGGGCTTCTGCATGATCGGCGCCCGCTTGAGTGGCAGGTGCTGGCCGAAGTGGTGCATTCACGGCTGCGCTTCCCGCGCTATCTGGGTGACATGCCGCATACGTGGATCGGTGCGGAGTACGGCCGCACGCTGTTCGGCATGCTGATGCGCGAAGACGACGATGCGCTGTCGCTGCTGCCAGGCACGCCGCCGTCGTGGGTGGCGGGAGATGGATTGGCGGTGGAGCGCCTGCCGACGGCGTATGGCGCGTTGCAGATGCAGGCGCGACAGCGCGACGGCGTGCTGACGGTGGCGCTTGGCGAGGGGCTGCGCAGCGGGACAGTGGTGAAGGTCTGGTGGCCACAGCGGACGGCGCCGAAGAGCGTGCGGGTGGATGGGCGCGCGGTTACCGCGTTCGATGCCGAGAGTGTGCGCCTGGCAAAGCCCTTCAAGACGCTGGAGGCGCGTTGGTAG
- a CDS encoding MBL fold metallo-hydrolase yields MKRLLLVLLLGILAVTAYTFCKSWSLPDFPDSPQYRDGRFRNALPKPAMGLRDGLEIWWTFLFNKPKGTVPNRPIPVQPLDRATLDAAPDRSLFRIGHSTILLKLRGQYWLTDPVFSERASPVQWMGPARFHAPPISIDELPPIAGVILSHNHYDHLDHAAVMQLAGKTARFIAPLGVGDQLIAWGVDASKVEQLDWWQSTEASGLHLTATPGQHFSGRGLGDSDRSLWASWVIQDGDFRIYFSGDTGYFDGFKAIGEKYGPFDMTMIETGAYDPRWAFVHMQPEQTLQAHLDLRGKWLLPIHNGTFDLALHAWQQPFERITALAAAKNVPVATPMMGEALDMQAPEAGTRWWEQVEL; encoded by the coding sequence ATGAAGCGCCTGCTCCTTGTCCTCCTGCTCGGAATCCTCGCCGTGACCGCCTACACCTTCTGCAAGTCCTGGTCCCTCCCCGACTTCCCCGACTCGCCGCAGTACCGCGACGGCAGGTTCCGCAACGCCCTGCCGAAGCCGGCCATGGGCCTGCGCGACGGCCTGGAGATCTGGTGGACCTTCCTGTTCAACAAGCCCAAGGGCACCGTACCCAATCGCCCGATTCCCGTGCAGCCTCTGGACCGCGCCACGCTGGATGCCGCGCCTGACCGCAGCCTGTTCCGCATCGGCCACTCCACGATCCTGCTGAAGCTGCGCGGCCAGTACTGGCTGACCGACCCGGTGTTTTCCGAGCGCGCCTCGCCGGTGCAGTGGATGGGCCCGGCCCGCTTCCATGCGCCGCCGATCAGCATCGACGAGCTGCCACCGATTGCCGGCGTGATCCTCTCGCACAACCACTACGACCACCTCGACCACGCCGCAGTGATGCAGTTGGCCGGCAAGACCGCGCGCTTCATTGCCCCGCTCGGCGTGGGCGACCAGTTGATCGCCTGGGGCGTGGATGCCAGCAAGGTCGAGCAGCTGGACTGGTGGCAATCGACCGAGGCCAGCGGCCTGCACCTGACCGCCACCCCGGGCCAGCATTTTTCCGGTCGCGGGCTGGGTGACAGCGACCGCAGCCTGTGGGCGTCATGGGTGATCCAGGATGGCGACTTCCGCATCTACTTCAGCGGCGACACCGGCTACTTCGATGGTTTCAAGGCCATCGGCGAGAAGTACGGTCCTTTCGACATGACCATGATCGAAACCGGCGCCTACGACCCGCGCTGGGCGTTCGTGCACATGCAGCCGGAGCAGACCCTGCAGGCGCACCTGGACCTGCGTGGCAAGTGGCTGCTGCCGATCCACAACGGCACCTTCGACCTGGCGCTGCACGCGTGGCAGCAGCCGTTCGAACGCATCACCGCCTTGGCCGCGGCGAAGAACGTGCCGGTGGCCACGCCGATGATGGGTGAAGCGCTGGACATGCAGGCGCCGGAGGCGGGTACGCGCTGGTGGGAGCAGGTGGAGTTGTAA
- a CDS encoding TetR/AcrR family transcriptional regulator, producing the protein MSRVPQRLTDRKREAIVRAAVEEFRASGYEATSMDRIAEVAGVSKRTVYNHFPSKEALFSMILEELWERSVASDTLPYRPDQTLQAQLLQLVGQKLELLSDANFIDLARVAMAEIIHSPERAQAIVCRMGEKESGESAWIRAAIADGRLREVDPEFAGHQLHGLVKSFAFWPQVTMGQAPLTVQERARVAESAVAMFLGFYAV; encoded by the coding sequence ATGTCCCGTGTCCCGCAACGCCTGACCGACCGCAAACGCGAAGCCATCGTGCGCGCGGCGGTGGAGGAGTTCCGCGCCTCGGGCTACGAGGCGACCAGCATGGACCGCATCGCTGAGGTTGCCGGGGTCTCCAAGCGCACCGTCTACAACCACTTCCCGAGCAAGGAAGCGTTGTTCTCGATGATCCTGGAGGAGCTGTGGGAGCGCAGCGTGGCCAGCGATACGTTGCCGTACCGGCCTGACCAGACCCTGCAGGCGCAGTTGCTGCAGCTGGTAGGGCAGAAGCTTGAACTGCTCAGCGATGCCAATTTCATTGATCTGGCGCGGGTGGCGATGGCCGAGATCATCCATTCGCCGGAACGCGCGCAGGCCATCGTCTGCCGCATGGGCGAGAAGGAAAGCGGCGAGAGTGCCTGGATCCGCGCGGCCATCGCCGATGGCCGGCTGCGCGAGGTCGACCCGGAATTTGCCGGCCACCAGCTGCACGGCCTGGTGAAGAGCTTCGCGTTCTGGCCGCAGGTAACGATGGGGCAGGCGCCGTTGACTGTGCAGGAACGTGCACGCGTGGCCGAGTCGGCGGTTGCGATGTTCCTGGGCTTCTACGCAGTCTAG
- a CDS encoding EAL domain-containing protein, with translation MDALSRVAAQVLDGALPSLPLYLLQATAVIGMIGVLLIATRRAGHAIEGRRLYVGVALGLIYLFNSWFVARYTQGVVKLHLGFDILLVSGLLGGWRGGLTCLGASLLARYQFAGTLYFLPAGLEAALQMMAGVWLRRHLHPRMLNELSLRMILQAWGVRIAVTAFGLALGVAIIGADLLPVEALAIQRLLALPLSLLMLGAVFALVYNDAQIDVQRQREQAWLRIDPISGLPNMRALGERLQHFWRDNDGIGKACLIVAEMGNLRDLRLRYGPLQDNGLWQRDTTDEVHRLLPALPTGQLEIHQFGDAALAILVRDLSLSELRMQPQITELASNLADRVGRDWPGFRPVFRCAVVELKPPTAADDGHLPFRAITLALSAVESGVVFFDDPIQRDSEIDALIEHSLERWLRQGDAPLCYQPKHRLQDRRLVGAEALLRMRDGEGRLIAPMRVISLLRRHGRLAELEWATLQSAIHFMQECRPDATALTIAVNVSAESLRQPGFGQRLQELLQLHDVPGAMLRLEIVEWTEIVERDVVDANIAQLLAAEVSLSLDDFGAGYSTLILLSQLAIAEVKIEQALIATLSDAKSQSIVRFIVEVAHRCGAVVVAEGTETLAQEQQLRALGVDVGQGYLYSAALPADEFRRFAAN, from the coding sequence ATGGATGCGCTTTCACGGGTTGCGGCCCAGGTCCTGGACGGCGCCCTGCCCAGCCTGCCGCTGTACCTGCTGCAGGCCACGGCGGTGATCGGCATGATCGGCGTGCTGCTGATCGCCACCCGTCGCGCCGGCCACGCCATTGAAGGCCGCCGGCTGTACGTAGGCGTAGCGCTGGGCCTGATCTACCTGTTCAATTCCTGGTTCGTGGCCCGCTATACGCAAGGCGTGGTCAAGCTCCATCTGGGCTTCGACATCCTGCTGGTCAGTGGCCTGCTTGGCGGCTGGCGCGGCGGCCTGACCTGCCTCGGCGCCAGCCTGCTGGCCCGCTACCAGTTCGCCGGCACGCTGTACTTCCTGCCTGCTGGCCTGGAGGCCGCACTGCAGATGATGGCAGGTGTCTGGCTGCGCAGGCACCTGCACCCACGCATGCTCAACGAACTTTCGTTGCGCATGATCCTGCAGGCCTGGGGCGTACGTATCGCTGTCACCGCGTTCGGCCTGGCGCTGGGCGTGGCGATCATCGGCGCCGATCTGCTGCCGGTGGAAGCGCTGGCGATCCAGCGGCTGCTGGCGCTGCCGCTGTCGTTGTTGATGCTGGGCGCGGTGTTCGCACTGGTCTACAACGATGCGCAGATCGACGTGCAGCGCCAACGCGAACAGGCCTGGCTGCGTATCGATCCGATCAGTGGCCTGCCCAACATGCGCGCGCTCGGCGAACGCCTGCAGCACTTCTGGCGCGACAACGACGGCATCGGCAAGGCCTGCCTGATCGTGGCCGAGATGGGCAACCTGCGCGATCTGCGCCTGCGCTACGGTCCTCTGCAGGACAACGGCCTGTGGCAGCGCGACACCACCGACGAGGTGCACCGGTTGCTGCCCGCACTGCCGACCGGACAGCTGGAGATCCATCAGTTCGGCGACGCCGCGCTGGCGATCCTGGTACGCGATCTGAGCTTGTCCGAACTGCGCATGCAGCCGCAGATCACCGAGCTGGCCAGCAACCTGGCCGATCGGGTCGGCCGTGACTGGCCCGGTTTCCGCCCGGTGTTCCGCTGCGCGGTGGTGGAACTCAAGCCCCCCACCGCTGCAGACGACGGCCACTTGCCGTTCCGCGCGATCACCCTGGCGCTCAGCGCGGTCGAATCGGGCGTGGTGTTCTTCGATGACCCGATCCAGCGCGACAGCGAGATCGACGCGCTGATCGAGCACTCACTCGAACGCTGGTTGCGGCAGGGGGATGCGCCGCTGTGCTACCAGCCCAAGCATCGCCTGCAGGATCGCAGGCTGGTCGGCGCCGAGGCCCTGCTGCGCATGCGCGACGGCGAGGGCCGGCTGATCGCGCCGATGCGGGTGATCTCGCTGTTGCGCCGTCATGGGCGGCTGGCCGAGCTGGAATGGGCAACGCTGCAGTCGGCCATCCATTTCATGCAGGAGTGCCGGCCTGATGCCACAGCATTGACCATTGCCGTCAACGTTTCCGCCGAGTCCCTGCGCCAGCCTGGCTTTGGCCAGCGCCTGCAGGAACTGCTGCAGCTGCACGATGTGCCTGGCGCGATGCTGCGCCTGGAGATTGTCGAATGGACCGAGATCGTCGAGCGCGACGTGGTCGATGCCAACATCGCACAGTTGCTGGCGGCCGAGGTCAGCCTGTCGCTGGATGATTTCGGTGCCGGCTATTCAACCCTGATCCTGCTTTCGCAGCTGGCCATTGCCGAGGTCAAGATCGAGCAGGCGCTGATCGCCACGCTGTCCGACGCCAAGTCGCAGTCGATCGTGCGCTTCATCGTCGAAGTCGCGCACCGCTGCGGTGCGGTTGTCGTGGCCGAGGGCACCGAGACCCTGGCGCAGGAACAACAACTGCGTGCACTGGGCGTGGATGTCGGCCAGGGCTATCTGTACTCGGCAGCGCTGCCGGCCGACGAGTTCCGTCGTTTCGCCGCCAACTAG
- a CDS encoding SDR family NAD(P)-dependent oxidoreductase codes for MKLMVIGASRGLGRAFIEGLCQPGDTVVGVSRSRPRDIQCPAGVTLQWIEADLAQPTLAADHIAAQAPVDIDVLIHNLGIWEANAFSDDYAFLDESDSALAQLIDVNITATLMLLRRLLPRVLGAPRPQLVLTGSTSALPRSGRPEVAFGASKFALSGIADALRECFRDRRLAVTSLQLGYLNTDDVLSVPVAEAAARGDGELVPVHDVVTMVRALLQLSPSGFVRELVLPAIADPRY; via the coding sequence ATGAAGTTGATGGTCATCGGCGCCAGCAGGGGCCTGGGTCGGGCATTCATTGAAGGCCTGTGCCAACCCGGCGATACCGTTGTCGGCGTCTCCCGCAGTCGCCCGCGCGACATCCAATGCCCCGCGGGCGTCACCCTGCAGTGGATCGAGGCCGACCTGGCCCAACCAACCCTGGCCGCCGACCATATCGCGGCGCAGGCACCGGTCGATATCGACGTGCTGATCCACAACCTGGGCATCTGGGAAGCGAACGCCTTCAGCGACGATTACGCCTTCCTCGATGAATCCGATAGTGCCCTCGCACAGCTGATCGACGTCAACATCACCGCGACCCTGATGCTGCTGCGCCGCCTGCTGCCGCGCGTCCTGGGCGCACCGCGCCCGCAACTGGTGTTGACCGGTTCGACCTCGGCGTTGCCACGCAGCGGTCGCCCGGAAGTCGCCTTTGGTGCCTCGAAGTTCGCACTCAGCGGCATTGCCGATGCATTGCGCGAGTGCTTCCGTGACCGCCGCCTGGCCGTGACCAGCCTGCAGCTGGGTTACCTCAACACCGACGACGTACTGTCGGTTCCCGTAGCGGAGGCCGCAGCACGCGGCGATGGCGAACTTGTGCCGGTACACGACGTGGTGACCATGGTGCGTGCGCTGCTGCAGCTGTCGCCGTCCGGCTTCGTACGTGAACTGGTACTGCCCGCCATCGCCGACCCGCGCTACTGA
- a CDS encoding APH(3')-II family aminoglycoside O-phosphotransferase → MDENEAVPCGMQLPQAWQEMLTDACIERQSIGVSRADVARVHRPGQADAFLKSEVIDAFSELGDEIDRLRWLQAQGLPAPTVIATIEEGGRRWLMMSALPGRDLASSPELAPRQVADLLADALRGLHAVPVANCPFDQRLASRLQAAQARVEAGLVDADDFDEERLGQSPQQVFAELRATQPAHEDLVVSHGDACLPNLIVADGRFTGFIDCGRLGVADRCQDLALAARSLVHNFGDTRWVVPLFQRYGSIPDERRLAFYRLLDEFF, encoded by the coding sequence ATGGACGAAAACGAAGCGGTCCCCTGCGGGATGCAGCTGCCGCAGGCATGGCAGGAAATGCTGACCGACGCCTGCATCGAACGGCAGTCGATCGGTGTGTCGCGCGCGGATGTCGCCCGCGTGCATCGACCGGGCCAGGCGGATGCGTTCCTCAAATCGGAAGTGATCGATGCCTTCAGTGAACTGGGCGATGAGATCGACCGCCTGCGCTGGCTGCAGGCGCAGGGACTACCGGCGCCGACCGTGATCGCCACGATCGAGGAGGGCGGACGGCGCTGGTTGATGATGAGCGCGCTGCCCGGCCGCGACCTGGCCTCGTCACCGGAGCTGGCGCCGAGGCAGGTGGCAGATCTGCTGGCTGACGCACTGCGCGGCCTGCATGCCGTGCCTGTAGCCAACTGCCCGTTCGACCAGCGGTTGGCATCGCGGCTGCAGGCCGCACAGGCACGCGTCGAGGCGGGGCTGGTCGATGCCGATGACTTTGATGAAGAGCGGCTGGGCCAGAGCCCGCAGCAGGTTTTCGCCGAGCTGCGCGCTACCCAGCCCGCTCATGAAGATCTGGTGGTCAGTCATGGTGACGCCTGCCTGCCCAACCTGATAGTGGCCGATGGGCGGTTCACCGGCTTCATCGATTGTGGCCGGTTGGGCGTGGCCGACCGCTGTCAGGACCTGGCCCTGGCCGCGCGCAGCCTGGTCCACAATTTCGGAGATACCCGCTGGGTAGTGCCGCTGTTCCAGCGCTATGGCTCGATTCCTGACGAGCGGCGCTTGGCGTTCTATCGATTGCTCGATGAGTTCTTCTGA